From Bradyrhizobium sp. NDS-1, the proteins below share one genomic window:
- a CDS encoding DEAD/DEAH box helicase family protein, with product MLKDLNLKAVYQSDEDDLLRDFYIPALSQSVQYDRAVGFFSGSMLSFAAQGISAFVAGNGRMRLVVGGELDEEDVAAIQSGYDTRILSEKIGRQLLRVLDNVDDDLFQTRIELLSWLVAGGHLDIKVALKRRGMYHAKVGIMRDANGDGVVFQGSANETVYALLPDFNFETMNVFPTWRPELAAHFEPHVAGFERLWKNRSPGTVVIDFPDAVRERFIRIAKRSRVADTDTERALWEEALQRYMPSPARSQPSLPKTLGGRPFAIMPHQRRALEAWRASDCQGILALATGAGKTVTAIYAAVQFFKQTNRLCLIVAVPYQSLADQWVENLRIFSIQAFACYGGTARWRDDVAQALHLFEQGAAPFICLVVVNKTLTGEVFQHLLKNIPGDRMLWVGDECHHHGSVSNAASLPDQAQLRLGLSATPDHYLNAEANLRLNRFYGRVVDTYDLRQALEDGVLTPYRYQVELVDLTEDETDRYLELSERIGRLIGRSPARLGEGNPELDRLLFERARVLGGASNKMNVLDRLLRGQEPTAHTLFYCSDASTDSDEDNSAPQRQVEAVSQRLHDLGWRASRFTAREATYERRMILDGFRLGDLEAMVAIRCLDEGIDVPACQKAFILASSRNPRQFIQRRGRILRRSPGKHFAEIVDLMVRIPDGLVERSDVERALLEEELKRVAEFARLARNSGDVIETLMPLLVENDLTHCLV from the coding sequence ATGTTGAAGGACCTCAATCTCAAGGCGGTTTACCAATCCGACGAAGACGATCTTCTGCGAGACTTCTACATCCCGGCGCTCTCCCAGAGCGTTCAGTACGACAGGGCGGTCGGATTCTTCTCCGGCAGCATGTTGTCTTTTGCGGCGCAGGGAATATCAGCATTCGTCGCCGGCAACGGTAGAATGCGGCTAGTGGTGGGCGGCGAATTGGACGAGGAGGACGTGGCCGCAATCCAAAGCGGATACGACACCCGGATCCTCAGCGAGAAGATCGGCAGGCAACTGCTGCGGGTTCTCGACAATGTCGATGACGATCTTTTTCAGACCAGAATCGAGCTGTTGAGCTGGCTTGTCGCCGGCGGTCACCTCGACATCAAAGTCGCATTGAAGCGCAGGGGGATGTACCACGCAAAGGTTGGCATCATGAGGGATGCCAACGGCGACGGCGTTGTCTTTCAGGGATCGGCAAACGAGACAGTCTATGCTCTCCTGCCCGACTTTAATTTCGAGACGATGAACGTTTTTCCGACTTGGCGACCGGAACTCGCCGCACATTTCGAGCCGCACGTTGCGGGGTTCGAAAGGCTCTGGAAAAATCGAAGCCCCGGAACGGTTGTCATCGACTTTCCTGACGCCGTTCGCGAACGTTTCATACGCATCGCAAAGCGGTCGCGTGTTGCCGATACCGATACCGAGCGCGCGTTATGGGAAGAGGCGCTTCAACGATATATGCCTTCGCCGGCGCGTTCACAGCCCTCACTGCCCAAGACCTTGGGCGGCCGCCCCTTCGCCATCATGCCGCATCAAAGGCGGGCTCTGGAAGCGTGGCGGGCATCGGACTGCCAAGGCATCCTGGCCCTGGCGACGGGTGCGGGAAAGACAGTTACGGCGATCTACGCAGCCGTGCAATTTTTCAAGCAAACGAACCGCCTGTGCCTGATCGTCGCCGTCCCCTACCAGAGCCTGGCGGATCAGTGGGTCGAGAATCTTCGCATTTTCTCTATCCAGGCCTTCGCATGCTATGGCGGTACCGCCCGTTGGCGCGACGACGTAGCCCAGGCGCTACACCTCTTCGAACAGGGGGCAGCGCCGTTCATCTGTTTGGTTGTCGTGAACAAGACGCTTACCGGAGAGGTCTTTCAGCACCTACTGAAGAATATCCCCGGCGATCGAATGTTGTGGGTCGGCGACGAATGCCACCATCATGGCTCGGTATCTAATGCGGCTTCGCTTCCCGACCAGGCACAGCTCAGACTGGGGCTTTCGGCGACGCCCGATCATTATTTGAACGCCGAAGCAAACCTTCGATTGAACCGCTTTTATGGACGCGTCGTCGATACCTATGACCTCCGTCAGGCTCTCGAGGACGGCGTTCTCACCCCTTATCGATATCAGGTTGAGTTGGTCGACCTCACGGAGGACGAAACCGACCGATATCTGGAGTTGAGTGAGCGCATCGGCCGTCTAATCGGTCGATCTCCGGCGCGACTCGGCGAAGGAAATCCGGAACTCGACCGCCTCTTGTTCGAGCGAGCGCGAGTGCTCGGAGGTGCCTCCAACAAGATGAATGTCCTTGACCGGCTGTTACGGGGACAAGAGCCCACCGCTCACACGCTGTTCTATTGCAGCGACGCAAGCACCGACTCCGACGAAGACAATTCCGCGCCGCAAAGGCAGGTCGAAGCGGTGTCCCAGAGACTACACGACCTCGGATGGCGGGCATCGCGATTCACGGCGCGGGAAGCTACGTACGAGCGTCGAATGATCTTGGACGGCTTCCGTCTCGGGGACCTCGAAGCGATGGTCGCCATCCGTTGCTTGGACGAAGGTATCGACGTTCCCGCGTGCCAAAAGGCGTTCATACTAGCCAGCAGTCGAAATCCGCGCCAATTCATCCAGCGACGGGGACGAATACTCCGGCGCTCGCCCGGCAAACACTTCGCCGAAATCGTCGATCTGATGGTCAGAATTCCGGATGGCCTGGTCGAGAGGAGCGATGTCGAACGGGCGCTATTGGAGGAAGAGTTGAAGCGTGTTGCCGAATTCGCACGC
- a CDS encoding ATP-binding domain-containing protein, with translation MNSERKSRSRGPTTADLGSLADQTLSFFKKTADAAQSEMHESAPGPASLAAVNTFTGTKTLDKLSDIGTEKRRRLAILSSEPAIARIVVMEDGKPIVYYIARATPDSGQEPNIRVANYRAPLGRLASLPVGARYAKPTPKGEQLLEILEKTLLQPSLDPEGWDSKNSKFEHIGHFPKTIVSLRHLLPRAASMEMDLIDELLAEAKEAENVVEGFRRSVVAKMGLRETGALDEFQDEIFRLPLSTRLLILGPPGTGKTTTLIKRLGLKLDVTHLTDTEKSVISRTAAGMAGLGNSWLMFAPTDLLAQYVKENFAREEVPASDLRIETWTSFRQNIARKNLGILRTAARRGGLVMKETVSSLQNATLKRQTAWYLDFEIWQNEAFWSDLGANAKLLLEAETGELRTMGLRLEGLLKGADAKGPLSLADIMETAAELSKARLDLRQGAERRAREAFANQLAKDRGLLTALADFVAGLEDDAEEPDDAAADDEEDRIVSQDTREAAFLAYVETVGAHARAHVSGRKVAPRSRTGKILAWLGGRIPSESELSILGRALRASSAVTRLSNPLRRYMVGIPQRYRQFRRQRQAEGKWYSASGFVGSEAHPLEIDVILLARLRSTAMLLADRRFAASIADASYASLKNVADLYRTQIAVDEATDFSPIQLACMAALGDPAARSFTACGDFHQRITAWGSRSLEDLVLLDGLDVRGINITYRHSRQLNEFAHKLISSEYRDSAPPSLPEHVDNEGVPPALGIGLRTDADIAAWIARRIEEIENMSGGIPSVAVLVDVEDRVSPLAKSLDTVLSQRNLNLNAVACQGGLAIGRGNQVRVFDVQHIKGLEFEAVFFVGLDRLAKREPDIFAKYLYVGATRAALFLGLTIEDRLPPILADMRSTFVDGWTTAAGSTRPNARGKS, from the coding sequence ATGAACTCTGAAAGAAAATCGCGCTCGCGCGGACCAACGACGGCCGATTTGGGAAGCCTAGCGGACCAAACGCTCTCGTTTTTCAAAAAGACGGCGGACGCTGCTCAGTCCGAGATGCACGAAAGTGCGCCGGGACCGGCTTCCCTTGCCGCGGTCAACACGTTCACCGGCACCAAAACCCTGGACAAACTCTCGGACATCGGAACCGAGAAGCGAAGGCGGCTCGCGATCCTCTCAAGTGAGCCTGCAATCGCCAGGATCGTCGTCATGGAGGACGGCAAGCCGATTGTCTATTACATCGCGCGGGCGACCCCGGACAGCGGTCAAGAGCCGAATATCCGGGTCGCCAACTACCGTGCGCCATTGGGACGTCTGGCTTCCCTTCCCGTAGGGGCAAGGTACGCAAAGCCGACACCCAAAGGCGAGCAACTGCTCGAAATCCTGGAAAAGACACTCCTGCAGCCTTCCCTGGATCCGGAAGGTTGGGACTCGAAGAACTCGAAGTTCGAGCATATCGGCCATTTTCCGAAGACCATCGTGTCGCTGCGGCACCTGCTTCCGCGGGCGGCTTCCATGGAAATGGATCTCATCGACGAACTGCTTGCGGAGGCGAAGGAAGCCGAAAACGTAGTCGAGGGCTTCCGACGCTCCGTCGTCGCCAAGATGGGCTTGCGCGAGACGGGCGCACTCGACGAATTCCAAGACGAAATATTCCGCCTGCCTCTTTCCACCCGGCTGCTGATCCTCGGCCCGCCCGGCACGGGAAAGACGACGACGCTTATCAAACGCCTCGGCCTAAAGCTCGACGTCACGCATCTTACCGACACCGAAAAGAGTGTCATTTCGCGGACTGCCGCCGGAATGGCCGGTCTCGGAAACAGCTGGCTGATGTTTGCGCCGACCGACCTTCTCGCTCAATACGTCAAGGAGAATTTCGCGAGGGAGGAGGTGCCGGCGTCGGATCTGCGCATTGAAACATGGACAAGCTTTCGCCAAAACATCGCCCGCAAAAACCTCGGCATTCTCAGAACCGCCGCGCGTCGAGGCGGCCTCGTCATGAAGGAAACGGTATCTTCGCTCCAGAACGCGACACTGAAACGTCAAACCGCCTGGTATCTCGATTTCGAAATCTGGCAGAACGAAGCATTCTGGAGCGACCTAGGGGCGAATGCAAAACTGCTTCTGGAGGCCGAAACGGGTGAATTGCGTACCATGGGGCTTCGCCTGGAAGGATTGCTGAAAGGTGCCGATGCAAAAGGACCGCTGTCGCTTGCCGATATCATGGAGACGGCAGCCGAGCTTTCCAAGGCTCGCCTCGATCTGCGTCAGGGCGCCGAAAGACGCGCGCGCGAAGCCTTCGCGAACCAGCTCGCTAAGGACCGCGGCCTCCTAACGGCGCTTGCGGATTTCGTAGCCGGCCTGGAAGACGACGCCGAAGAGCCCGACGATGCTGCGGCGGACGACGAGGAAGACAGGATCGTTTCACAAGATACCCGGGAGGCAGCCTTCCTCGCATACGTCGAGACGGTAGGCGCACACGCGCGCGCCCACGTGTCCGGACGAAAGGTCGCACCGCGTTCCAGGACCGGCAAGATCCTCGCATGGCTCGGCGGACGAATTCCGTCCGAAAGCGAACTTTCGATTCTCGGGCGGGCCCTTCGCGCTTCGTCGGCCGTCACGCGATTATCAAATCCGCTCCGCCGTTACATGGTCGGAATCCCGCAGAGGTACAGGCAATTCCGGCGCCAGCGACAAGCCGAGGGCAAATGGTACTCGGCCTCCGGCTTCGTCGGTTCGGAGGCGCACCCGTTGGAGATCGACGTGATACTTCTTGCCAGGCTGAGAAGCACGGCCATGCTCCTTGCAGACCGGCGTTTTGCCGCAAGCATTGCCGACGCAAGCTACGCCTCGCTAAAAAACGTGGCCGATCTGTACCGGACGCAGATCGCCGTCGACGAAGCGACGGATTTTTCACCGATCCAACTGGCATGCATGGCGGCGCTCGGCGATCCTGCCGCACGATCCTTCACGGCGTGCGGCGATTTCCACCAGCGGATTACCGCCTGGGGTAGCCGCTCGCTGGAAGATCTGGTCCTCTTGGACGGCCTCGATGTTCGAGGCATAAACATCACATACCGTCACAGCCGGCAGCTGAACGAGTTCGCCCATAAACTCATAAGCAGTGAGTATCGGGATAGCGCTCCGCCGAGCCTTCCCGAGCATGTTGACAACGAGGGTGTTCCGCCGGCTCTAGGCATCGGTCTAAGGACGGACGCCGACATCGCAGCCTGGATTGCGCGCCGGATCGAGGAAATCGAGAACATGAGCGGCGGAATCCCCTCGGTCGCCGTGCTTGTCGACGTGGAAGACCGCGTTTCTCCGCTTGCAAAGTCTCTGGACACCGTGCTGTCGCAGAGGAACTTGAATTTGAACGCCGTGGCCTGCCAAGGCGGCCTAGCCATCGGGCGGGGTAATCAGGTCCGCGTCTTCGACGTCCAGCATATCAAGGGACTGGAATTTGAAGCGGTGTTCTTCGTGGGATTGGACAGGTTGGCCAAGCGCGAGCCCGATATCTTCGCTAAGTACCTTTACGTCGGCGCGACCAGAGCCGCACTTTTTCTCGGTTTGACGATCGAGGATCGCTTGCCTCCGATCCTTGCAGACATGCGGTCCACCTTCGTCGATGGTTGGACGACGGCAGCCGGTTCGACGCGCCCAAATGCAAGAGGGAAATCATGA
- a CDS encoding serine protease encodes MNRRAVLLALLGSFAVSPAAPQSFTKAIELARTYTVAIRVTGTAENGGSDTRYGSGVIVRSSGFIATAGHVIGANSEWLQGSDGILKRTIQVRIPDIHGYLEDQWRSAELFKPGPSDVAIIKINGADFKRADCRVLQEVRGTDIYRLGFPEGGQGGWADEKGGKTAVSQLAQNFQGNMISQKGMSGGPAVDVTGRVLGLSINREDDPRFPSQSFTEFVRIEEAAALLPQSSDAAGCQVGSPGTGGDAVDITPRLKSLGTEATVIFNYPDQIVTIKPGEYVLDGRSLRLKAKKLALDGTVLIRSFAPASAPSAGQQGGPGNTGTQAGGDGQNGARGLQGEVGAPGGDGRSGRASGAYLIEVEELALARDTKLQIVADGEPGGKGGRGGVGGPGGAGGAGRNRGGNAFCGGAVSPGNGGPGGKGGIGGPGGRGGRGGDGGQIVYAASLADYLVDQRLVLSAPGGMAGVGGAGGPGGSGGPGGAAGGGSHCGGGGDTGPVGAAGDAGISGSAGALGLYGDVRGL; translated from the coding sequence ATGAACAGGCGAGCCGTTTTGCTGGCGTTACTCGGTAGTTTTGCTGTCTCGCCTGCTGCGCCTCAATCTTTCACCAAGGCAATCGAACTTGCCAGGACCTACACTGTTGCGATCCGGGTGACCGGCACGGCGGAGAATGGCGGATCAGACACCCGATACGGGTCGGGCGTTATTGTGCGCAGCAGTGGCTTCATCGCCACTGCTGGCCACGTGATTGGAGCCAACTCGGAATGGCTTCAGGGCAGCGACGGAATCCTGAAGCGAACCATCCAGGTTCGAATTCCCGACATTCACGGCTATCTCGAAGATCAGTGGCGGTCCGCCGAGCTGTTCAAGCCAGGGCCATCCGACGTTGCCATCATCAAGATCAATGGAGCCGATTTCAAGCGCGCCGATTGCCGCGTGTTGCAGGAAGTTCGCGGTACCGACATCTATCGCCTTGGTTTTCCCGAAGGCGGCCAAGGCGGCTGGGCTGACGAGAAGGGTGGCAAGACGGCAGTCAGCCAATTGGCCCAGAATTTTCAAGGCAACATGATTTCCCAGAAGGGAATGAGCGGCGGACCTGCAGTCGACGTGACCGGCAGGGTGCTCGGGTTGTCGATCAACCGCGAAGATGATCCGAGATTTCCCAGCCAGAGTTTTACGGAATTCGTCCGCATCGAGGAGGCCGCCGCGCTGTTGCCCCAATCCAGCGACGCGGCAGGCTGCCAGGTTGGATCACCCGGCACAGGTGGCGATGCTGTCGACATCACGCCGCGTCTGAAATCCCTCGGCACCGAAGCGACCGTCATTTTCAATTATCCCGATCAGATCGTGACGATCAAACCCGGCGAATATGTTCTCGACGGCCGCAGCCTGCGACTCAAAGCCAAGAAGCTGGCCTTGGACGGAACGGTTCTGATCCGGTCCTTCGCGCCAGCATCGGCGCCATCAGCGGGACAACAAGGTGGCCCGGGCAATACAGGCACGCAGGCTGGCGGTGATGGCCAGAACGGTGCGAGAGGGTTGCAAGGTGAGGTCGGGGCGCCAGGTGGTGACGGGAGGTCAGGGCGCGCGAGCGGTGCCTATTTGATCGAGGTAGAGGAACTCGCTCTCGCGCGAGATACGAAATTGCAAATAGTCGCAGACGGCGAACCTGGAGGAAAGGGCGGGCGTGGTGGTGTCGGCGGTCCTGGTGGTGCCGGAGGTGCCGGCCGCAACCGAGGCGGAAATGCCTTTTGTGGCGGAGCGGTTTCGCCCGGCAATGGTGGTCCCGGAGGCAAGGGCGGAATAGGCGGTCCGGGCGGTAGAGGAGGCCGCGGCGGAGACGGTGGCCAAATCGTCTATGCCGCATCGTTGGCCGACTATTTGGTCGACCAAAGATTGGTGCTCTCCGCACCCGGTGGAATGGCAGGTGTTGGTGGTGCGGGTGGACCGGGTGGTTCAGGTGGCCCCGGCGGGGCCGCGGGCGGAGGCAGCCACTGCGGCGGTGGCGGAGATACTGGTCCAGTAGGAGCTGCAGGCGACGCAGGGATCAGCGGAAGCGCAGGCGCGCTTGGTTTGTATGGCGATGTGCGTGGCCTTTAA
- the dinB gene encoding DNA polymerase IV has protein sequence MDAFYASVEQWDNPDLRGKPVAVGGSRERGVIAAACYEARKFGVRSAMPSVTAKRQCPNIIFVKPRFELYKAVSQQVRDIFAEHTSIIEPLSLDEAYLDVTENLQGIPLARDVALAIRAKIKEVTGLNASAGISYNKFLAKLASDHRKPNGQYVITPEMGPAFVETLPVGKFHGIGPATSAKMNALGLYTGLDMRNQSLEFMQANFGKAGSYYYWISRGVDNREVRADRIRKSVGAESTFSTDLGDFEAMVSELQPLVDKVWRHSKDKGLRGRTVTLKIKFADFEIMTRSKSVPSAVSSRAGLESLIVALLENETPLPRPVRLLGVSLSSLQTEDGAEPQLDLPI, from the coding sequence ATGGACGCCTTCTATGCGTCCGTCGAGCAGTGGGACAACCCGGATCTGCGCGGCAAGCCGGTTGCCGTCGGCGGATCGCGCGAGCGAGGCGTCATTGCGGCAGCCTGCTATGAAGCGAGGAAATTCGGAGTGCGCTCGGCCATGCCGTCGGTAACGGCGAAGCGGCAATGCCCGAACATCATTTTCGTGAAGCCGCGCTTCGAGCTCTACAAGGCAGTCTCCCAGCAGGTCCGCGACATCTTCGCCGAGCACACGTCCATCATCGAGCCGCTTTCCCTGGACGAGGCTTATCTGGACGTCACGGAAAACCTGCAGGGGATTCCGTTAGCCCGGGACGTCGCGTTGGCGATCCGTGCGAAGATCAAGGAGGTAACCGGCCTCAACGCTTCGGCCGGCATCTCCTATAACAAGTTTCTCGCAAAGCTCGCCTCTGACCACCGCAAGCCGAACGGCCAGTACGTCATCACGCCTGAGATGGGCCCCGCATTCGTAGAAACCCTGCCTGTCGGCAAATTCCACGGCATTGGGCCGGCAACCAGCGCCAAGATGAACGCTCTCGGCCTCTACACCGGCCTCGACATGCGTAACCAGTCGCTCGAATTCATGCAGGCAAACTTCGGGAAGGCCGGAAGCTACTACTATTGGATCTCGCGGGGCGTCGACAACCGTGAGGTTCGCGCCGACCGGATCCGAAAATCCGTCGGCGCCGAAAGCACTTTCTCCACTGATCTCGGCGACTTCGAGGCGATGGTGTCGGAGCTGCAGCCCCTGGTCGACAAGGTCTGGCGGCATTCCAAAGACAAGGGCCTGCGAGGCCGGACAGTAACGCTGAAGATTAAATTCGCAGACTTCGAGATCATGACACGCAGTAAGTCTGTTCCTTCCGCCGTGTCGAGCCGGGCCGGTCTGGAGAGCCTGATCGTCGCCCTGCTTGAGAACGAAACGCCTCTTCCAAGACCGGTGCGGCTCTTGGGCGTCTCACTGTCGTCGCTACAAACCGAAGATGGCGCGGAGCCACAGCTGGATCTGCCAATCTGA
- a CDS encoding alpha/beta fold hydrolase, giving the protein MPLYGIHRIAVESLVCVTGMRGKLQLHLHLLRISRLVGPLFASIGVCLTIASMMSWFPANAIAQDRSRRPLIFVPGIFGSKLCEDGDPKKLLWGSVSAWKQLPLLKLDADGHTSKVRVEACGPIDEFVYFGHLGQDVYRKFLDALAPDYKPDTNLFVFAYDWRLSSFDNAERFEAAIEQYAKLLHLGDSDQFDVVAHSMGGLVVTISLNGGNRRIHRLVTVSTPFQGSVEMFPSLEGGWGWLQRQLVSMQQVRDTVLSFPSIYELFPTYRNCCALGSGRPGIPLNMTLPEDVRRIAWMSTLPPDLLKTRLDALSRLRALTAGKSPIAVAHMYGVKEETPEQIYLSNEPNADQDHLIKKKVTSWLGDGTVLDYSAMMDNDLGRLPGATLHERIMSDPKIIEQVKAALVERTPPENISAAPLATCNTSEGPLEIDGATLNGSERVLLPEQELSMTLSVRTSKPIQSPPVLRTLEAEGLIVSSGASAAIKFEPFDQPSFDKERARGGGVIDFYTQKFAAKVRAPTVSGDAKIEFRCDGKQKEAVASWDFKVTP; this is encoded by the coding sequence ATGCCTCTGTATGGCATTCACAGAATTGCAGTTGAGAGTTTGGTCTGCGTTACCGGCATGCGCGGCAAGCTGCAACTGCACCTCCATCTCTTGCGAATATCCAGGTTGGTCGGCCCGCTTTTCGCTTCGATCGGTGTATGCCTTACGATTGCATCGATGATGTCCTGGTTTCCCGCCAACGCCATCGCTCAGGATAGATCAAGGCGGCCACTGATCTTTGTACCCGGTATATTCGGGAGCAAGCTGTGTGAGGACGGCGATCCAAAAAAACTCCTGTGGGGATCGGTGTCAGCTTGGAAGCAGCTTCCTCTGCTCAAGCTCGATGCCGATGGCCACACGTCAAAGGTGCGGGTCGAGGCGTGCGGGCCAATTGACGAGTTCGTGTACTTCGGACACCTCGGACAGGACGTATACCGCAAGTTTCTCGACGCACTTGCTCCGGATTACAAACCCGACACCAATCTGTTCGTATTCGCGTACGACTGGCGATTAAGCAGCTTCGACAACGCCGAGCGCTTCGAAGCCGCGATCGAACAATATGCAAAACTCCTTCATCTCGGAGATTCGGATCAATTCGACGTCGTCGCTCACAGCATGGGTGGGCTTGTCGTAACCATATCGCTGAACGGTGGAAATCGGCGGATTCACCGCCTGGTTACGGTATCAACGCCGTTCCAAGGTTCGGTCGAGATGTTTCCTTCTCTTGAGGGCGGCTGGGGTTGGCTGCAGCGCCAGCTGGTTTCCATGCAGCAGGTACGAGACACGGTGCTCAGCTTCCCGTCGATCTATGAGTTGTTCCCGACCTATAGAAATTGCTGCGCGCTGGGCAGCGGAAGGCCAGGTATCCCTCTGAACATGACCCTGCCAGAGGACGTAAGAAGGATAGCCTGGATGAGCACGTTGCCGCCGGATTTGCTAAAAACGCGTTTGGATGCCTTATCAAGGCTTCGCGCGCTGACTGCTGGCAAATCTCCGATTGCGGTAGCTCACATGTACGGCGTCAAGGAAGAGACACCGGAACAGATATATCTTTCGAATGAACCAAATGCCGATCAGGATCACTTGATCAAGAAGAAAGTGACATCCTGGCTGGGTGATGGAACTGTCCTCGATTACAGCGCCATGATGGACAATGATCTGGGAAGACTTCCTGGAGCGACCCTGCACGAGCGGATCATGTCTGATCCGAAGATTATCGAACAAGTGAAGGCAGCGCTGGTTGAACGGACTCCGCCGGAGAACATTTCAGCAGCCCCCCTCGCGACCTGCAACACCTCCGAGGGACCCCTTGAGATCGACGGGGCCACGCTGAATGGCTCCGAGAGGGTACTGCTACCCGAACAAGAGCTCTCCATGACGCTTTCGGTGAGGACCTCGAAGCCCATTCAGAGTCCCCCGGTGCTTCGCACTTTGGAAGCGGAAGGCCTCATCGTCTCCTCCGGTGCTTCCGCGGCTATAAAATTTGAGCCTTTCGATCAACCTAGCTTCGATAAGGAACGGGCGCGAGGAGGAGGGGTAATCGACTTCTACACCCAGAAATTCGCTGCGAAGGTCCGTGCTCCGACGGTCTCAGGAGATGCCAAGATCGAATTTCGGTGTGACGGGAAACAAAAGGAAGCCGTCGCCTCCTGGGACTTTAAGGTGACACCATGA
- a CDS encoding AAA family ATPase: MKIRQIDLYNFRQFYGTTKLALACEDDRNVTLIHGENGVGKTTILNAVYWAMFDDVTPRFEQKNRIVNFEAEKEGIREAKVEVEFEFNGEIYRASRTFSIGSAKTSFLLYRIDRGSHVPIRAPETFVNSVIPKAMARYFFFDGEHAETFAAEKNQTAGAAVRSMLGCDLAEEGMKDLKAVAGQYTKQTGDGGGDDELKSLRDKLTELEDQVARDEADLADQKKSVEQLSEQKSLIDEALRLTAGASEVQELRDGLKTREEQIERDVRERQAELVRWIGEKSITVLSKKALLETASFVDSEAVEGRLPSPYREDFIQSLLHRENCICCRDLKPTTSEWNAVATLLKTAGNTEAESRLARVRIRLHTFQDLARNAPNQLSSTQERLGQLLEERRGVAAELGEVSKKLEGLDLHGVRERERARGEIEKNLGQRHQRIGDLEATIRNAASRIDSLAQEIKVKGAKNERTRTIMRKRQLALDAAILLKSRLERYESRARSAIEGEINEILERTARRDYQFKFDDDFSMALTHSDIDGPVPKSGGENQLMSLAFTAALVRFSKERVGNTDELLSPGTVAPLVLDAPIGHLDQSYREATAEFIPEMAGQVILLLSSAHMSAGVYDALKARVGKEYVLISENRRAREGKSNDPIALNGRNYNQSLFNQERNLTRVEEVA; encoded by the coding sequence GTGAAAATCCGCCAGATTGATCTGTACAATTTCCGCCAGTTCTACGGCACCACCAAGCTGGCGCTGGCGTGCGAGGACGATCGGAATGTGACCCTTATTCATGGCGAGAACGGTGTCGGTAAGACTACTATCCTGAACGCGGTATATTGGGCGATGTTCGACGACGTAACGCCAAGGTTCGAGCAGAAAAACCGGATAGTAAACTTCGAGGCGGAGAAGGAAGGAATCCGAGAAGCCAAGGTAGAGGTCGAATTCGAGTTCAACGGCGAAATCTACAGGGCGTCCCGCACCTTTTCGATCGGATCCGCCAAGACGTCCTTTCTTCTTTATCGTATCGATCGGGGGTCGCACGTTCCGATCAGAGCTCCCGAGACGTTCGTGAATTCGGTCATTCCAAAGGCGATGGCGCGATACTTCTTCTTCGACGGCGAGCACGCCGAGACCTTTGCAGCCGAAAAGAATCAAACCGCCGGGGCTGCTGTCCGAAGCATGCTCGGCTGCGACCTCGCCGAGGAAGGGATGAAGGACCTCAAGGCCGTCGCCGGCCAGTACACGAAACAGACCGGTGATGGAGGCGGCGACGACGAACTTAAATCCCTTCGCGACAAACTGACCGAACTTGAGGATCAGGTGGCGCGCGACGAAGCCGACCTAGCCGATCAGAAGAAAAGCGTCGAGCAACTGAGCGAACAGAAATCCCTGATCGACGAAGCTCTCCGATTGACCGCCGGAGCGAGCGAGGTCCAAGAACTCCGCGATGGCCTGAAAACGCGCGAGGAGCAGATCGAACGCGACGTCCGCGAGAGACAGGCCGAGCTCGTCCGTTGGATCGGCGAGAAATCCATCACCGTTCTGAGCAAGAAGGCGCTGCTTGAAACTGCGAGCTTCGTCGATTCGGAGGCGGTTGAAGGACGGCTCCCGAGCCCTTATCGTGAAGATTTCATCCAGAGCCTTCTTCACCGGGAGAATTGCATCTGCTGTCGAGACCTGAAACCGACGACGTCGGAGTGGAACGCTGTAGCCACCCTCCTGAAGACGGCGGGCAATACCGAGGCGGAAAGCCGTCTGGCACGGGTCCGCATCAGGCTTCATACCTTTCAGGACTTGGCTCGAAATGCGCCGAACCAGCTGTCATCGACACAGGAACGGTTGGGTCAGCTTCTCGAAGAGCGTCGCGGGGTCGCTGCCGAATTGGGTGAGGTCAGCAAGAAGCTCGAAGGCCTCGATCTTCACGGGGTCCGGGAACGAGAAAGAGCGAGAGGGGAGATCGAGAAAAACTTGGGTCAACGACACCAGAGAATCGGCGATCTTGAGGCAACGATCAGGAATGCGGCATCGCGCATCGACAGCTTGGCCCAGGAAATCAAGGTGAAGGGAGCGAAGAACGAACGCACGCGCACGATCATGAGGAAGCGGCAACTCGCATTGGACGCTGCGATCCTTCTGAAGAGCCGCCTGGAGCGGTACGAGAGCCGGGCCAGAAGCGCGATCGAAGGCGAAATCAACGAGATCCTCGAACGCACCGCGCGACGCGACTACCAATTCAAGTTCGACGACGATTTTTCGATGGCTTTGACCCACTCCGACATCGATGGTCCGGTCCCCAAGAGCGGAGGCGAAAACCAGCTCATGAGCCTTGCCTTTACCGCCGCGCTTGTGCGGTTCTCGAAGGAACGCGTGGGAAATACGGACGAACTTCTTTCGCCGGGTACCGTGGCGCCGCTGGTCCTTGACGCACCGATCGGCCATCTGGACCAGTCCTACAGGGAGGCGACGGCGGAATTCATTCCCGAGATGGCGGGACAAGTTATCCTACTGCTGTCCAGCGCGCACATGTCCGCGGGAGTGTACGACGCGTTAAAGGCCCGGGTCGGCAAGGAATACGTGCTGATTTCCGAAAACAGGCGGGCGCGCGAGGGAAAGAGCAACGACCCCATTGCCTTGAACGGGCGCAACTACAACCAGTCGCTGTTCAATCAGGAGAGAAATCTCACGCGTGTGGAAGAGGTCGCTTAA